The following are encoded together in the Saliniramus fredricksonii genome:
- the pheT gene encoding phenylalanine--tRNA ligase subunit beta — MKFTLSWLKDHLETQATLSEIVAALDAIGLEVEGVTDKAQELAAYRIASVIEATQHPDADRLRVCKVDAGEGDPIQVVCGAPNARTGMKSVFAPPGTYIPGKNLTLGVGVIRGVESAGMLCSEAELELSEDHDGIIDLPEDAPVGALYATYAKLDDPVIEISLTPNRPDCTAIRGIARDLAAAGLGTLRQEQATAPASEGESPIGVRLDLPGEAHLCPAFALRLVRGVKNGPSPDWMQRRLRAIGLRPINALVDITNYVTHDRGRPLHVFDAAKVKGALVVRKARDGEELLALDGKTYTLDSTMVVIADENGPESLAGIMGGEHSGCDENTTDVLIESALWDPLNVAQTGRKLGIITDARYRFERGVDPNYTLPGLDLAAQLVLDLCGGSVSKTHLAGTIPDPSRIISFPFAETKRLSGLDLPRAEAHAILEQLGFHISGTGEEVKVLPPSWRPDVEGKADLVEEIVRIAGLDRIEAVPLGRIEASVVKPLLTLLQKRTSQARRALATRGLSEAVTWSFISREDAIAFGGGHDLLALANPIAAELSDMRPSLLPGLLRAAQRNADRGFGDVALFEVGQCFEDDTPEGQKMRAAGIRRGTARPQGAGRHWDGGTRNVDVFDAKADALSLLATLGVAVEKLQIVPGGPDYLHPGRSGRMQFGPKNVIGHFGELHPATLKALDVKGPLVAFEITLDAIPAPKAKPTRARAKLELSELQPLTRDFAFVVDRDIAAADILRAAQGAQRDLVTGVEVFDVYEGEHVGEGRKSVAIAVTLQPAQKTLTDPEIEAVSQKIVAEVARKTGGTLRG, encoded by the coding sequence ATGAAATTCACCCTGTCCTGGCTGAAGGATCATCTCGAGACGCAGGCGACGCTAAGCGAGATCGTGGCTGCGCTCGATGCCATCGGGCTCGAGGTCGAGGGCGTCACCGACAAGGCGCAGGAACTCGCCGCCTATCGCATCGCCTCCGTGATCGAGGCCACGCAGCATCCCGATGCGGATCGGTTGCGCGTGTGCAAGGTTGATGCCGGCGAAGGCGATCCGATCCAGGTGGTCTGCGGCGCGCCGAATGCGCGCACGGGCATGAAGAGCGTGTTCGCGCCGCCCGGCACCTACATTCCCGGCAAGAACCTGACGCTCGGCGTCGGCGTGATCCGGGGCGTCGAGAGCGCCGGCATGCTCTGCTCGGAGGCCGAGCTCGAACTCTCCGAGGATCATGACGGTATCATCGATCTGCCGGAAGACGCCCCCGTGGGCGCGCTCTACGCCACCTATGCGAAGCTCGACGATCCGGTGATCGAGATCAGCCTGACGCCGAACCGCCCCGATTGCACGGCGATCCGGGGCATTGCCCGCGATCTCGCGGCGGCGGGGCTGGGCACCCTGCGCCAGGAGCAGGCCACCGCGCCGGCCAGCGAGGGCGAGAGCCCGATCGGCGTGCGGCTTGATCTGCCCGGTGAGGCGCATCTGTGCCCGGCTTTCGCCCTGCGTCTGGTGCGCGGCGTGAAGAACGGCCCGAGTCCGGACTGGATGCAGCGCCGCCTGCGCGCCATCGGGCTGCGCCCGATCAATGCGCTTGTCGATATCACGAATTACGTCACCCATGATCGCGGGCGTCCGCTGCACGTCTTCGATGCGGCGAAGGTGAAGGGCGCGCTCGTGGTGCGCAAGGCGCGCGACGGCGAGGAGCTGCTCGCGCTCGACGGCAAGACCTATACGCTCGATTCCACCATGGTGGTGATCGCCGACGAGAACGGCCCGGAATCGCTCGCCGGTATCATGGGTGGCGAGCATTCGGGCTGCGACGAGAATACCACGGATGTGCTGATCGAATCGGCCCTGTGGGATCCGCTCAACGTCGCCCAGACCGGGCGCAAGCTCGGCATCATCACCGATGCGCGCTACCGTTTCGAGCGCGGCGTCGATCCCAATTACACCCTGCCGGGCCTCGATCTCGCAGCGCAGCTGGTACTGGATCTGTGCGGTGGCAGCGTTTCGAAGACGCATCTCGCCGGTACGATCCCCGATCCCAGCCGCATCATCAGCTTTCCCTTCGCGGAAACGAAGCGTCTCTCCGGCCTTGATCTGCCGAGGGCGGAGGCACATGCGATCCTCGAACAGCTCGGCTTCCATATTTCCGGCACGGGCGAGGAGGTGAAGGTGCTGCCGCCCTCCTGGCGTCCGGATGTCGAGGGCAAGGCCGATCTCGTCGAGGAGATCGTGCGCATTGCCGGGCTCGACCGCATCGAAGCGGTGCCGCTCGGGCGGATCGAGGCGAGCGTGGTCAAGCCGCTGCTGACGCTGCTGCAAAAGCGCACCAGCCAGGCGCGCAGGGCGCTCGCCACCCGGGGGCTGTCGGAGGCGGTGACCTGGTCCTTCATTTCCCGTGAGGACGCGATCGCCTTCGGCGGCGGGCATGACCTGCTCGCGCTGGCCAATCCGATTGCCGCGGAACTCTCCGACATGCGCCCGAGCCTGTTGCCGGGGCTCCTGCGCGCCGCTCAGCGCAATGCCGATCGCGGTTTCGGCGACGTCGCGCTGTTCGAAGTCGGCCAATGTTTCGAGGATGACACGCCGGAAGGCCAGAAGATGCGCGCCGCCGGCATTCGCCGTGGCACGGCGCGACCGCAAGGTGCCGGCCGGCATTGGGATGGGGGCACACGCAATGTCGATGTCTTCGATGCCAAGGCGGATGCGCTGTCGCTGCTCGCCACTCTCGGCGTCGCGGTCGAGAAGTTGCAGATCGTGCCGGGCGGTCCCGATTATCTGCATCCGGGGCGCTCAGGGCGCATGCAGTTCGGGCCGAAGAACGTGATCGGCCATTTCGGCGAATTGCACCCCGCCACGCTCAAGGCGCTCGACGTGAAGGGCCCGCTCGTCGCCTTCGAGATTACCCTCGACGCCATCCCCGCGCCGAAGGCGAAGCCGACCCGGGCGCGCGCGAAGCTCGAACTCTCCGAGCTTCAGCCGTTGACCCGCGATTTCGCCTTCGTGGTCGATCGTGACATCGCTGCCGCCGATATCCTGCGCGCGGCGCAGGGCGCACAGCGCGATCTCGTCACCGGGGTCGAGGTATTCGACGTCTATGAGGGCGAGCATGTCGGCGAGGGTCGCAAATCGGTGGCGATCGCGGTGACGCTGCAGCCGGCGCAAAAGACGCTGACCGATCCCGAGATCGAGGCGGTGTCGCAAAAGATCGTCGCGGAAGTCGCCCGCAAGACCGGCGGCACGCTGCGCGGTTGA
- a CDS encoding LysR family transcriptional regulator → MRHMETFRLIEAVARAGSIRKAAEDAGLTASALNRRIARFEDEFGARIFERLARGVRLNSAGELVLQHYRAQRSDMARVQSQVADLKGVRRGHVTIACSQALLPYFMPEQIARYRREHPGVTFAVKVRDRARAEEELAAMRSDLALVFEPQLMVDFEVLHQIPQPVCAVLAPDHPLAGQDELRLRDCLDHPHIAPAAGYGVRYLLDMAARRGSRQVEPVVETESFELIRHYVLHEGVVGFQIPIGLRPGGASGLTVRPITARDVPPGLLLLGQMKGRVLPVATSRFATQLVQALGE, encoded by the coding sequence ATGCGGCATATGGAAACCTTCCGGCTGATCGAGGCGGTGGCCCGCGCGGGTTCGATCCGCAAGGCGGCGGAGGATGCCGGCCTGACGGCCTCGGCCCTCAACCGGCGGATCGCGCGGTTCGAGGACGAATTCGGTGCAAGGATTTTCGAGCGTCTCGCACGCGGCGTGCGCCTCAACTCTGCTGGCGAACTCGTCTTGCAGCATTATCGCGCCCAGCGCTCGGACATGGCCCGGGTGCAGAGCCAGGTCGCCGATCTCAAGGGCGTGCGGCGCGGCCATGTCACGATCGCCTGCAGCCAGGCCCTGCTGCCGTATTTCATGCCCGAACAGATCGCCCGTTACCGCCGCGAGCATCCCGGCGTGACCTTTGCGGTGAAGGTGCGCGACAGGGCCCGCGCCGAGGAGGAGCTGGCCGCCATGCGCAGCGATCTGGCTCTGGTTTTCGAGCCGCAGCTGATGGTGGATTTCGAGGTCCTCCATCAGATTCCGCAGCCCGTCTGCGCGGTGCTTGCGCCTGATCACCCGCTTGCCGGCCAAGACGAGCTCCGCCTGCGCGACTGCCTCGATCATCCGCATATCGCCCCGGCAGCGGGCTATGGCGTGCGCTATCTGCTCGACATGGCGGCCCGGCGCGGCAGCCGGCAGGTCGAGCCTGTCGTCGAGACCGAATCCTTCGAACTGATCCGCCACTACGTGCTGCACGAGGGCGTTGTGGGCTTCCAGATCCCGATCGGATTGCGGCCCGGCGGCGCTTCCGGGCTGACGGTGCGTCCCATCACAGCCCGCGACGTCCCGCCCGGGTTGCTGCTGCTCGGCCAGATGAAGGGGCGCGTCCTGCCCGTGGCGACCTCACGCTTCGCCACACAACTCGTGCAGGCCCTGGGCGAATGA
- a CDS encoding ABC transporter substrate-binding protein codes for MPTLDRRAFLASAASAGILPFLRILPAEAQERDTLVTVFGQTINSLDLHRVGTNRASYQVAINCYDRLVGFGAKQLPSGEMSYDYDTIVPELAESWTISDDGLTITFKLKPDATFWDGTKVTAEDVKWSFDRAVLAGGFPSTQMRAGGFFRPDQFEAVDEETFVVRLDYPSKLSLPNLAVPVPFIINSKVAKANATGDDPWAMEYLHMNPAGSGAYKVARWDQGQQLVYERNDAWVGGELPAIRRVIVREVPSAATRRALVERGDVQISMDIPDRDAAELADSLTVHSTPIENCMHCLCLNSKFAPFQDANVRKAVAYAVPYEAIFESAAYGRGARLWGGPEEIDDIVWPRPFPYDTNLDTAREYLAQSGYPDGFEVTLSISLDLVDWMEPTALLIQEALGRIGITVTVDRIPGANWRTVALVDKSLDLHLENFGGWLNTPCYYFFWAYQKDRLFNSSAYDSEAVHELTERTLHMAMDDPEYAPLIKQMFAHVIEDLPRIPLYQPALNVAMNGAGGYEFWFHRQLDIRPLNGGEA; via the coding sequence ATGCCGACACTCGATCGCCGCGCCTTCCTCGCTTCAGCCGCCAGCGCCGGCATCCTGCCCTTCCTGCGCATCCTTCCCGCCGAGGCGCAGGAGCGTGACACGCTCGTCACCGTCTTCGGCCAGACCATCAACAGCCTCGATCTGCACCGCGTCGGCACCAACCGCGCGAGCTACCAGGTCGCGATCAACTGCTATGACCGGCTGGTCGGCTTCGGCGCCAAGCAATTGCCCAGCGGCGAGATGTCCTACGATTACGACACCATCGTGCCGGAACTGGCCGAGAGCTGGACGATCTCCGATGACGGGCTGACCATCACCTTCAAGCTCAAGCCCGACGCCACCTTCTGGGACGGCACGAAGGTCACGGCCGAGGACGTGAAATGGTCCTTCGACCGGGCCGTGCTGGCCGGCGGTTTCCCCTCGACGCAAATGCGTGCGGGCGGGTTCTTCCGGCCCGATCAGTTCGAGGCCGTCGACGAGGAGACCTTCGTGGTCAGGCTCGACTACCCGTCCAAACTGTCGCTGCCCAATCTCGCCGTGCCGGTGCCCTTCATCATCAATTCGAAGGTGGCGAAGGCCAATGCCACCGGGGACGATCCCTGGGCGATGGAATATCTGCACATGAACCCGGCCGGTTCGGGCGCCTACAAGGTGGCGCGCTGGGATCAGGGGCAGCAGCTCGTCTATGAGCGCAACGACGCCTGGGTCGGTGGTGAACTGCCCGCGATCCGCCGGGTCATCGTGCGCGAGGTCCCCTCCGCCGCCACGCGCCGGGCGCTGGTGGAGCGCGGCGACGTGCAGATCTCGATGGACATTCCCGATCGCGACGCGGCGGAACTGGCCGACAGCCTGACCGTGCATTCCACGCCGATCGAGAATTGCATGCACTGCCTGTGCCTGAATTCCAAATTCGCTCCCTTCCAGGACGCGAATGTCCGCAAGGCCGTGGCCTATGCGGTGCCCTATGAGGCGATTTTCGAGAGCGCGGCCTATGGCCGGGGCGCCAGGCTCTGGGGTGGGCCGGAGGAGATCGATGACATCGTCTGGCCGCGCCCCTTCCCCTATGACACGAACCTCGACACGGCGCGTGAATATCTGGCGCAATCGGGCTATCCGGACGGTTTCGAGGTCACGCTCTCGATCAGCCTCGATCTGGTCGACTGGATGGAGCCCACAGCCCTGCTGATCCAGGAGGCGCTCGGGCGGATCGGCATCACGGTCACGGTGGATCGCATTCCCGGAGCCAACTGGCGCACGGTGGCGCTTGTCGACAAATCCCTCGATCTGCATCTGGAGAATTTCGGCGGCTGGCTGAACACGCCCTGCTACTACTTCTTCTGGGCCTATCAGAAGGACCGGCTGTTCAACTCCTCCGCCTACGACAGCGAAGCGGTCCATGAACTGACCGAACGCACCCTGCACATGGCGATGGACGATCCGGAATATGCGCCGCTGATCAAGCAGATGTTTGCGCATGTGATCGAGGATCTGCCGCGCATTCCGCTCTACCAGCCGGCGCTGAACGTCGCCATGAACGGGGCGGGGGGCTACGAATTCTGGTTCCACCGCCAGCTCGACATACGTCCCCTGAATGGCGGGGAAGCCTGA
- a CDS encoding ABC transporter permease has protein sequence MAGRRHPLLWRLAQTIPVIFGVVVISFILTRALPGDPAVQFAGLAATPESIAQVREALGLDKPLIQQFLIYCGALLQGDLGRSVVTGQPVVTDLAMRLPASLELTLTALLLACLVAIPLGLLAAVHQGSWIDQLCRVVVTAGVSLPTFFTGILLIYVFYYLLGWAPSPLGRLDFIYLDPPRVTGFHLIDTLIDGDTETFFGALRQIALPAVTLALFTLAPIARMTRAAMLGALSSDYIRTARAAGLRPSKVLFGYAFRNALLPVVTTLGMVFSFVLGANVLVEKVFAWPGIGSYAVEALVQSDYAAVQGFVLAMALLFVLLNLLIDLSYALIDPRIGFSAK, from the coding sequence ATGGCGGGGCGCAGACATCCGCTTCTCTGGCGCCTGGCTCAGACGATCCCGGTCATCTTCGGGGTCGTCGTGATCAGCTTCATCCTGACGCGGGCGCTGCCAGGTGACCCCGCCGTACAATTCGCGGGGCTCGCCGCCACACCGGAATCGATTGCCCAGGTGCGCGAGGCGCTCGGGCTCGACAAGCCGCTGATCCAGCAATTCCTGATCTATTGCGGGGCGCTGCTCCAGGGCGATCTCGGGCGCTCTGTAGTGACGGGCCAGCCGGTCGTGACCGATCTCGCCATGCGCCTGCCCGCATCGCTCGAACTGACGCTCACCGCGTTGCTTCTGGCGTGTCTCGTGGCGATCCCGCTGGGCCTGCTCGCCGCCGTGCACCAGGGTAGCTGGATCGACCAGCTCTGCCGGGTCGTGGTGACGGCGGGGGTCTCGCTGCCGACCTTCTTCACCGGCATCCTCCTGATCTACGTCTTCTATTACCTGCTCGGCTGGGCGCCCTCGCCGCTGGGTCGGCTCGACTTCATCTATCTCGATCCACCCCGGGTGACGGGTTTCCACCTGATCGATACGCTCATCGACGGCGATACCGAGACCTTCTTCGGGGCCTTGCGCCAGATCGCCCTGCCGGCGGTTACCCTCGCGCTGTTCACCCTCGCCCCGATCGCGCGCATGACCCGTGCCGCGATGCTGGGCGCGCTCTCCTCCGATTACATCCGCACCGCCCGCGCGGCCGGGCTGAGGCCGTCGAAGGTGTTGTTCGGCTATGCCTTCCGCAACGCGCTTTTGCCGGTGGTGACGACGCTGGGCATGGTGTTCTCCTTCGTGCTCGGCGCCAATGTGCTGGTCGAGAAGGTCTTCGCCTGGCCGGGAATCGGCTCCTATGCGGTGGAGGCGCTGGTGCAATCGGATTACGCCGCCGTGCAGGGCTTCGTGCTCGCGATGGCGCTGCTCTTCGTCCTGCTCAATCTCCTGATTGATCTCAGCTACGCGCTGATCGATCCGCGCATCGGATTTTCCGCGAAATGA